One stretch of Rhodoferax lithotrophicus DNA includes these proteins:
- the ccoO gene encoding cytochrome-c oxidase, cbb3-type subunit II, which yields MSTSNQSGGMSHSTIETNNGLMIVLMLIVLLFGGLVEIVPLFFQKTTTIPAPGLKPYTSLQLAGRDIYTREGCYNCHSQMIRPFRAETLRYGPYSKANEFVYDHPFQWGSKRTGPDLHRVGGKYSDQWQITHLNNPRDLVPESIMPAYPWLKDTPVNAATMPSHMAALRKVGVPYTDAEIAASVEELKGKTEMEAVVAYLQVLGTTSK from the coding sequence ATGTCTACATCTAATCAAAGTGGCGGCATGTCGCATTCAACAATCGAAACCAATAATGGTTTGATGATTGTGTTGATGTTAATTGTGTTACTGTTTGGCGGTTTGGTTGAAATCGTTCCTTTGTTCTTCCAAAAGACAACCACGATCCCGGCACCTGGTCTTAAGCCCTATACATCACTTCAGTTGGCTGGGCGTGACATCTATACTCGGGAGGGTTGTTACAACTGCCATTCGCAGATGATTCGCCCATTCCGTGCCGAAACACTACGCTATGGTCCTTATTCCAAGGCGAATGAGTTTGTATATGACCACCCGTTTCAGTGGGGAAGCAAACGCACCGGTCCTGATTTGCATCGTGTAGGAGGCAAGTACAGTGACCAGTGGCAAATCACGCACTTGAACAATCCGCGTGATTTGGTTCCTGAGTCGATCATGCCAGCATATCCTTGGCTGAAAGATACGCCAGTTAATGCAGCGACTATGCCTTCGCATATGGCGGCCTTACGTAAAGTGGGTGTGCCATATACAGATGCTGAAATTGCGGCTTCTGTGGAGGAGCTCAAAGGCAAGACTGAAATGGAAGCTGTCGTAGCTTACCTGCAGGTTCTTGGTACGACATCGAAGTAA